Proteins encoded by one window of Enterococcus faecalis:
- a CDS encoding HK97 gp10 family phage protein, whose amino-acid sequence MSKSDLRMKSNADKVIANLKKMTPIAEKEGAAMVNDSLAKIYQLIVPMTPIKSGDLRRGYRIIKARKLSSGRIVGALINNEKYFRYVNDGHRTKNGGFVKGRFMLQKSNKLANATYIPKRFKQMAIIIVKKG is encoded by the coding sequence ATGAGTAAAAGCGATCTTAGAATGAAATCAAATGCTGATAAAGTTATTGCAAATTTAAAGAAAATGACACCCATTGCTGAAAAAGAAGGTGCTGCAATGGTGAATGATTCGTTAGCTAAAATTTATCAGTTAATTGTACCTATGACACCAATTAAATCGGGTGATTTAAGACGAGGCTATCGAATCATTAAAGCTAGAAAGTTGTCTAGTGGTCGTATCGTGGGAGCATTGATTAATAATGAAAAATACTTTAGATATGTAAACGATGGCCACCGAACAAAAAATGGCGGATTTGTTAAAGGCAGATTTATGTTGCAAAAATCTAATAAATTAGCTAATGCAACATATATTCCGAAACGATTTAAACAAATGGCGATTATCATTGTTAAGAAAGGTTAG
- a CDS encoding DUF5309 domain-containing protein, protein MKKSSLNNLEYLDISQEVNALQVPNTPFLSYLLGAGKVEAAKSTEIKWREYGMNNDDSSAQLEGGEYADAESDRTWFNNYTEIFRKSTSVSGTLDAINVDGVGNELNSQVALRATEMKIDLNRKLIVGVKADESGSKGRQMNGILNLISSTNKVETAAAGAVTRKDIDALFKTMFQKGYMGEKLCLVAPDMQELMTDQLDEKSTKIVQFGDKLTFGLQLGNIVSNYGSGIALIEPNLPNGTIAAIDTNYVKLRPLREWRAEELAKTTDSRRIGLVGEYSIEYKASNSGAILNLKA, encoded by the coding sequence ATGAAAAAAAGTTCATTAAATAATCTTGAGTATTTAGATATTTCACAGGAAGTTAATGCATTACAAGTTCCAAATACACCATTTTTAAGCTATTTGTTAGGCGCAGGCAAAGTTGAAGCTGCCAAGTCAACTGAGATTAAATGGCGAGAATACGGCATGAATAATGATGATTCATCTGCTCAATTAGAAGGCGGAGAATACGCAGATGCGGAATCTGATCGTACATGGTTTAACAACTATACTGAAATTTTCAGAAAATCAACTTCTGTATCTGGCACATTAGATGCTATTAATGTAGATGGTGTAGGAAATGAATTGAATAGCCAAGTAGCTCTTCGTGCTACAGAAATGAAAATTGACTTAAATCGTAAATTGATTGTTGGTGTAAAGGCTGATGAATCTGGTTCTAAAGGTCGTCAGATGAACGGAATTTTAAATTTGATTAGCTCAACGAATAAAGTCGAAACAGCAGCTGCGGGGGCAGTAACAAGAAAAGATATTGATGCCTTATTTAAAACAATGTTCCAAAAAGGATACATGGGCGAAAAATTATGTTTAGTAGCACCTGATATGCAAGAATTAATGACTGATCAGTTGGATGAAAAATCAACAAAAATTGTGCAATTTGGCGATAAACTTACTTTTGGATTGCAACTTGGAAATATTGTCTCAAATTACGGCTCAGGAATTGCGTTAATTGAACCTAATTTACCTAATGGAACAATCGCAGCTATTGATACTAATTATGTAAAATTACGTCCACTACGTGAATGGCGTGCGGAAGAATTAGCAAAAACAACAGATTCAAGACGGATTGGATTAGTTGGTGAGTATTCAATTGAATACAAAGCTTCTAATTCTGGAGCAATCTTGAACTTGAAAGCCTAA
- a CDS encoding capsid assembly scaffolding protein Gp46 family protein → MKPNLLPMDLQMFAEGEGATDFTFDDFKAFVESNEEAQKFVQSQSQSAADKQLEAWKQNNLEKIKETTIKEYEESKKNKTPEQIKLEELQAEFEAEKALRVTSDNKAFVAEKIAGLDWDGDLKDSISQFMLNNLVSSDTEFTKKAVEGFTELLEAINDKHAEAIKNVEMTKAFGNKSQQTNMVTGNQTKSFENPEAALGQKLQAFID, encoded by the coding sequence ATGAAACCAAACCTATTACCAATGGATTTACAAATGTTTGCTGAAGGAGAAGGTGCTACAGACTTCACTTTCGATGATTTTAAGGCATTTGTAGAATCAAATGAAGAAGCACAAAAATTTGTACAATCACAGTCACAATCAGCTGCAGATAAACAATTAGAAGCTTGGAAACAAAATAATCTTGAAAAAATTAAGGAAACAACAATTAAGGAGTATGAAGAATCTAAGAAAAATAAAACTCCTGAACAAATTAAATTAGAAGAATTACAGGCTGAATTTGAAGCTGAAAAGGCATTACGTGTGACTAGTGATAATAAGGCTTTTGTTGCAGAAAAAATTGCTGGCTTAGATTGGGATGGAGATTTGAAAGATTCTATTTCTCAATTTATGTTAAATAATCTTGTTAGTTCAGATACTGAATTTACTAAGAAGGCTGTAGAAGGTTTTACAGAGCTTTTGGAAGCAATAAATGATAAGCATGCAGAAGCTATTAAAAATGTAGAAATGACTAAAGCTTTTGGTAATAAATCGCAACAAACCAACATGGTAACTGGTAATCAAACAAAATCGTTTGAAAATCCAGAGGCAGCATTAGGACAAAAATTACAAGCATTTATCGATTAG